TTCAACGGCAACACCATCTTCGTCCTTAGCCTCGCGTGCTATCTTAAACTCGCTCTGTTGTGAGCCTTTGAGGTCTTCATGCGCAAGAATGCCATATTTGTGGCTACCCGGGATAACGTAAAGACACCCGTTGTCTTTATCTGCGGCATCAATAGCCGTCCATGTTCCGACCGTCATTTCAGTTCTGTACTGATGGTTGAAATACCATTTGTCCTGATGCCACGGGAACCCTAATCCAATCTTCGGCGATTTCCAGATATACAGATTGTTCAGACCGAGGAGATCCGGACCAAGTAGATCAGCGATCGGATCCGTTAAGCGCGGATCACGGACACGAGCAAGGAATTCAGGGATGTAACAACTCACATGATGGATTTTATGCATCGCATGGATACCGGAGGCTTCCACTTTCCCGTCCCTGACTAACGCGTTTTGATTGATATTCGCTTTCGGGAAAGGTCGTTTCCCATCAGCAATATCATCAGCGATGTGCCGCAAGCTGTCATTTTCTGCTCCCGTGAAAACGCCGTAACGGACAAAATATCCGTTTCCTTCCCAAGAAGTTCGCTCTTCAGGCGTCAATCTAAACTTCCGTGCTTCGGATGCTATTTTTCTCTCCATTAATACTCCTTTTCGTAAATTGTATATTATATTATGACGACGCTCTATTCTAAAATCGGTATAACGTCCCGTTGAACTTCATCTTCCATACCGGGATAGGTCTCACCACGAATCCACATCGGCGGTCGCTTTTTATTTACTGCCTCCGGGCGCGTCCATTCCGCTGTTGCCCTGATATAATGTGCGATGTTTGCGCGTCTGAAACGTTCACTGTGGTTATCCGTGCTTTTATGGAGGACTTGGCTATTAAACCAGATGACCGCGCCAGCAGGGACTTCTACCGCAACACCATCTTCATCACGAGCCCCTTCTGCCTGCTTAAACTCTCCCTGTTGTGAACCTTCAAGCTCAATGTGCTCACGAACGCCACACTTGTGGCTACCCGGGATAACGTAGAGACACCCGTTTCCTTTATCTGCGGCATCAATCGCAGACCACGTTGCGACTGTCGTTCCCGTTTTATACTGATGGTTAAAATACCATTTATCTTGGTGCCACGGGAAACCGAGACCAATTTTTGGAGGTTTCCAAATATAAAGATTGTTGAGACCGAGAAGATCTGGACCGAGTATGTCAACAACGGGGTCGGTGAGACGCGGATCACGAGTGCGATCAAGGAATTCAGAGCAATTACAACTCACATATTGGATATTGTGCATCGCGTAGATACCTTGCGCTTCGATTTTACCGTCTCTGACTAAAGCGTTTTGAAAGATATGATAGTTTGGAAAGGATCGCCTTCCGATAGCGATGTCATCAGCGATTTGCGCTAAAGAGTCGTTTTCTTCTTCGGTAAAAACGTCGTAACGGACAAAGTATCCGTTTTCTTCCCAAGAGGAGCGTTCTTCAGAAGTTAGTCTAAATTTTCGTTCTTCAGGCGTTGTCTTTGTGCCCATCGATTCTCCTTTAATACGCGTCGGTCGGTGCTTTAACGCCTCATATTTACAAGATAAATTCCTGCTGCTATCAATACAGTTCCGGCTAATATACTCAACGACAGTTCATCCCCTAAAAACAGGTTGCTAAACAATACACCCGACACAGGCATGAAAAAATACAAGACTACCAATTTGCTCGCCTTGTATTTTCTTAACACTGAGGTCAACGTCAGAAAACAGAAACCCGTGAGTATCCACCCTTGATAGAGCATTCCTGCACCGCTTGCCAATGTCAATGCAATCGGTTTCCCACCCTCGAAGAAATAACTCAAAACCAGAAAACACGGAATGTTTAAACTTAACAACCAAATGAGGAGTCGGTGGGGATAAATGTCTTGAACATACACCTTCGTGAGTGTAATGCGGAGTCCAAAGAAACAGGCAGCCAGCGTCACAATCAGGTCTCCAATGAGATGTTCCAAAATGCCGCTGCCTCGTAGATTCGGCGCGATGGCTGCAATAACACCACCAAAGGCAGAAAGAATCCCCAATGTCTTCCTAACAGAGAGCCGATCGTCCGGAAGCCAAAAGTGCCCGAATATGACAGTGAAAATTGGGTAAAGCGAGAAAAAAATCGTTGAGCGAGAAGCGATAGTGAGCTCAGTACCGATGTTCAACAGAACGGTATGCAATGCGTGCAATACCGCCATTACCGACAACCGGCGCACTTCTTCAAAGCGCAACCGCATCGACATTCCCTGGAAAAGGCCCACACCGCCAACAGCAATAACCCCTAATATATAACGAAAAAATGCCATTTTCAGCGGCGGAAAGCCTTGCAAACTGATCTTAACGGCAAGTGAATTCCCGCCATAGAGAGAAATGGTAGACAATACAAGGGCAATAATCTTACCGGGCGGATCTTCGTTTCTAAATTCTTTTTCTATCATCAATCTTTTCCGAACTCACGTTATGGTAAGTTTCCAATTACCAATACACTATAGACAGATACAGAGAAGGGTGAGGCACCGGACCTCACCCAACACGATTTGCCAGAAGAAAAGGGC
The Candidatus Poribacteria bacterium DNA segment above includes these coding regions:
- a CDS encoding phytanoyl-CoA dioxygenase family protein; translation: MERKIASEARKFRLTPEERTSWEGNGYFVRYGVFTGAENDSLRHIADDIADGKRPFPKANINQNALVRDGKVEASGIHAMHKIHHVSCYIPEFLARVRDPRLTDPIADLLGPDLLGLNNLYIWKSPKIGLGFPWHQDKWYFNHQYRTEMTVGTWTAIDAADKDNGCLYVIPGSHKYGILAHEDLKGSQQSEFKIAREAKDEDGVAVEVPPGAVVWFNNQLLHKSTDNHSLRFRRCNVAHYISAKAERIPKKDGKNVRPVMWVRGKTYSEKMEPVYWDVLPIPESD
- a CDS encoding phytanoyl-CoA dioxygenase family protein; this translates as MGTKTTPEERKFRLTSEERSSWEENGYFVRYDVFTEEENDSLAQIADDIAIGRRSFPNYHIFQNALVRDGKIEAQGIYAMHNIQYVSCNCSEFLDRTRDPRLTDPVVDILGPDLLGLNNLYIWKPPKIGLGFPWHQDKWYFNHQYKTGTTVATWSAIDAADKGNGCLYVIPGSHKCGVREHIELEGSQQGEFKQAEGARDEDGVAVEVPAGAVIWFNSQVLHKSTDNHSERFRRANIAHYIRATAEWTRPEAVNKKRPPMWIRGETYPGMEDEVQRDVIPILE
- a CDS encoding DMT family transporter, which gives rise to MIEKEFRNEDPPGKIIALVLSTISLYGGNSLAVKISLQGFPPLKMAFFRYILGVIAVGGVGLFQGMSMRLRFEEVRRLSVMAVLHALHTVLLNIGTELTIASRSTIFFSLYPIFTVIFGHFWLPDDRLSVRKTLGILSAFGGVIAAIAPNLRGSGILEHLIGDLIVTLAACFFGLRITLTKVYVQDIYPHRLLIWLLSLNIPCFLVLSYFFEGGKPIALTLASGAGMLYQGWILTGFCFLTLTSVLRKYKASKLVVLYFFMPVSGVLFSNLFLGDELSLSILAGTVLIAAGIYLVNMRR